The Geoalkalibacter subterraneus genome contains the following window.
CCGCACCGCTGTCTGCGCTGCCAACTGCTGATCGAGATCCATGGAGGTGTGGACTTCAAGTCCCTGGGTGTAGAGCACCTCTTCACCAAAACGGTTCTCGAGGTAGCGGCGCACCTGTTCTGTGAAATAGGCGGCGTCGCGGATATAACGATTTTCCCGTGGGTGGATTTCGATCGCCTGCTCGAAGGCCTGCACAGCCTGCGCGGCATCGATGAAGCCTTCCTTGACCATGCGCTCCAGGACATACTGCTGGCGGACTTTGGCGCGTTCGAAGTTCCGGTAGGGGGAGTAGCGGCTGGGTGCCTGCGGCAGACCGGCCAGCATGGCGCATTCGGCCAGGGTCAGATCCTTCACGTCCTTGTTGTAGTAGTTTTCCGCGGCGGCCTGCACACCGTAGGCGCCGTGACCGAGGTAGATCTGATTGAGGTAGAGGTAGAGGATTCCTTCCTTGGAAAGCCTCTGTTCCATGCGCCAGGCCAGAATCGCTTCCTTGAATTTACGCGAGAATTTGCGCTCCGGAGTGAGCAGCAGACTTTTGGCCACCTGCTGGGTGATGGTGCTGCCCCCCTGAACGATTCCGCCGGCACGCAGGTTTTTAAGTGCCGCGCGGGCAATTGAGGGCAGGTCGATCCCCTCATGCTGGAAAAAATTGGCATCCTCCGCTGCAACGAAGGCCTGAATCAGCTGCCGCGGCATGCGCTCCACCGGAACCACGATACGTCGCTCCTTGAAATATTCGGCGATAATCTCACCGTTGGAGCTGTAAACGCGGGTAATGACCGGCGGGCGGTAGTCGGAAAGCGTGTCGACCTTCGGCAGGGAGGCGGAAACGTAGTAGTAGGCGCCGACAAGGGCGACGGCAGGGATCAGGATGGCCGCTGCCAGGGCCAGGGCAATGTATTTGACGACAGGACGTAGAGACATGGAAAAAAGCCTTTTTTCAGGTGTTTCGACGAACACCTATGATACCATGAGGACAAAAGGCCAGCAACTGTTTTGCCGTTTCCCTTCATAGGGTGCTGTGATATGCTTTATAAGTATGTATATGCAAGGCAACTGTTCAGCATGGGGTCGCAACTCCCATGTCAAGGGACACTTTTCGCCGTCCCTGGCCGTTTGACTGGCGCCCTCCATGGCGCCAGACACCCTTGTCATGGGAGCTGCGACCCCACACAAGGTGAATAAATACTATGCAAGATTGTTTCTGCGGCCTAATTCAACGACAGGTGTTGCTCGTGATGAAAAAAATTCTCTTGTTTTCAGTCCTTTGTGCTTATCTTGTGCTGATCGGCTGTGCCATGTTCGGCAGTTGGAAGGCGATTCCTGCTCCGGGCGGGTGTGATCAGTGCCATGAAGCAGAGATCAACAACGATTGGAGCATCAAGGTTTCGCCGGTTGCTCTTAACGATGAGAGCGGTACGCCAAGCTTTCAAAAACCGACTTCAATGCTGCCGCGGGCCATTTCTCCCCTTGAACAGCAGAAGGTCACTGATCAGCGCTGTTTCCGCTGCCACAAAGGTCCGGACAAGGCTCATACCGAGTACAAGGGACGTTATCACCACTGATTTGCGGAGAAGAGGCATGTTCAGGCGAACCAAGATCGTTGCAACGGTAGGGCCGGCCTCTGCCGATAAAGAACAGCTGCGTGCTCTGATGGAGGCCGGGGCCGATGTGTTCCGGCTCAATTTTTCTCACGGTAGCCATGCTGATAAGGCACAGTGGATCAAGGATATCCGTGAGCTGTCCGTTCAGCGGCGCCAGGCGGTCGGAATCCTCGGCGATCTGCAGGGGCCCAAGATCCGCGCCGGCCTGATGGCGGGCGGTGCCATGCTGCTTGAAACCGGACAGCAGGTGGTTTTGACCACCCGCGATGTCCTGGGTACAGACGGTGTCATCCCCACGACTTACGAGGCACTGCCCCGTGATGTGATCGTCGGCAACCGGATCCTGCTGGATGACGGCCTGCTGGAACTGGAAGTTCTCAGGGTAGAAGATGAGGACGTCTTCTGCCGGGTTAAAGTCGGGGGCGTGCTTAAAGACCGCAAGGGGATCAACCTGCCGGGGGTCAAGGTCTCGGCTCCGGCCCTGACCGAAAAAGACGTGGCGGATCTCGATTTCTGCATTGAACACGAGCTCGATTATGTGGCTCTCTCCTTCGTGCGCCACCCCCGTGATATCTGGGAATTGAAAAACCGGCTGTTTCAGGTCAAGGCGGATCCGCTGGTGATTGCCAAAATCGAGAAACCGGAAGCGGTTGAGAATTTTGCCGACATTCTTGAAGCCTGTGACGGGATCATGGTGGCGCGCGGCGATCTCGGCGTGGAGATGCAGCCGGAGAAGGTGCCGCTGATTCAGAAAAATATCATCCGCGCCTGCAACGCCGCCGGAAAACCGGTGATTACCGCCACCCAGATGCTCGAGAGCATGGTCAGCAACCCGCGCCCGACCCGCGCCGAAACCTCCGATGTCGCCAATGCCATTCTCGATGGCACCGATGCGGTGATGCTTTCGGCGGAAACCGCCTCCGGCAGCTACCCGGTGGAAGCGGTTTCGCTGATGGCCCGGGTGGCCGAGGATGTGGAGACCGATCCCGCCCTGCGCAAGGTGGTCTTTCATCCCATCTCGGAAAACCGGGGCTATCGCCACCTGCCCGAGGCGATCGGCCAGGCCGCCTGCCAGGTGGCCTCAACCCTGGACGCTGCGGGCATACTCGCCTTCACTCAGACCGGCAGCACTGCGGCCCTGGTGGCCAAATTCCGGCCCAATGTCTCCATCTATGCGGTCACTCCCGCCCAGAAGGTTCGGCGGCGGCTGGCTCTCTATGCAGGAATCCGTTCTTTGCGGGTTGATATTGAGGGGGATACTGAAGCGCAGATCCGTTCCGTCGAAAAGGCGGTGCTTGATGCCGGCGTTCTCAAACGGGGCGAGGTCGTGGTCATTACCATGGGCAGCCCGGTTTCCGCTCCCGGGACCACCAATCTGATGAAGGTCCATCGTCTCGGCACCGGTGATTTTTATGAAGTGCATTGAAAAATGACGGATGCGGAGAAAACGACAGAGATGAAAAAAGCCGTTGTTCTTTACAGTGGCGGGCTTGATTCGACCACCTGTATGGCCATCGCCCGCAGTGAGGGATTTACCCCTTACGCCCTGTCTTTTGCCTACGGGCAGCGCCATTCGATCGAGCTGCAGAAGGCCCGCGAATATGCGCCGCGCATCGGCGCCGCCGACCACCTGGTGGTCGAGGTGGACCTGCGCCGCATCGGCGGCAGCGCCTTGACCACCGACCTTGAAGTGCCCAAGGCCGGGGTAGAGCCCGATGAGATCCCGGTCACCTATGTGCCGGCGCGCAATACCGTTTTTCTCTCCTTTGCGCTGGGCTGGGCCGAGGTGCTGGGGGCCTTCGATATCTTCATCGGCGTCAACGCCCTGGACTATTCCGGCTATCCCGACTGCCGCCCGGAGTATATCGCCTCCTTCGAACAGACCGCCAATCTGGCTACCCGCGCCGCCGTGCAGGGAGAAGGACGCTATCGTATCCATGCGCCCCTGATCGACCTGACCAAGGGCGAGATCATCCGCCGGGGCATGGAGCTGGGGGTGGATTATTCGTTGACACACTCCTGCTACGATCCCACCCCGGAGGGGCTGGCCTGCGGCACCTGCGATTCCTGCCGCCTGCGCCTCAAAGGCTTCGCCGAAGCCGGAGTCAGCGACCCGGTCACTTATCGTTGACAAGTTTTTTTAGCCACTAAGACTCTAAGATCACTAAGAAAACCATAAAATCTTTTTCAACGCAGAGGCGCAGAGATTTTGACGCGGAGACGGAGAGAATTTAATATTAAAAACAAGGTTTTTTAGGTTTTAAACCCAAAAGATAGTTTTTGATTTTCTCTCTGCGCCTCTGCGCTAAGTCCTCTGCGTCTCTCCGTTAAATCTTTTGATTTTCTTAGTGATCTTAGAGTCTTCGTGGCTAATCATATCCCCCACGAAGAGGTCCAATCATGGCAGAGATGCCCGATCTGCAGCAGTCCCCCGATACCCGCAACGTTGCCATCGACAAGGTCGGCGTGAAAAATATCCGCTATCCCATCGTGGTAAGCGACAAGAGCAAGGTGCGCCAGCACACCGTGGCGCGGGTCAACATGTATGTGGATCTGCCCCATCACTTCAAGGGCACCCACATGAGCCGTTTCATCGAGGTGCTCAATCTCTATCACGGTGAGATCAGCATCGAGAGCCTCGACACCATTCTGCACGAGATGAAAAAACGCCTCGAAGCGAGCCGTGCCTACCTGGAGCTGGATTTCCCCTATTTCATCGAGAAAACAGCGCCGGTTTCCGGGGCGGTCGGTTTGATGGAGTATCAATGCCGCATGCTGGGGATCCTGGGGGAAAAGCAGGATTTCGTGCTGGGGGTGACGGTACCGGTGACATCCCTGTGCCCCTGTTCGCGCGAGATCAGTGCCCGTGGTGCCCATAACCAGCGCAGCCTGATCAGCGTGCAGATACGCTATCGCGACCACGTCTGGATTGAAGACCTGGTCGGCTGGCTCGAGGAGTGCGCCAGCGCTCCTGTTTACTCTCTGCTCAAGCGCGAAGATGAGAAGGCGGTGACGGAGCAGGCCTATGACAACCCCATGTTTGTGGAGGATATCGTGCGTGCGGTGACCGTGCGCCTGTCCTCCATCGCCCGCATCACCTGGTTTCAGGTGGAATGTGAGAATTTTGAATCGATCCACAACCACTCCGCCTATGCCCTGGTTGAGCACAGGGAACAGCGATGATTTCCTCCCGCCACGAAGGGCCTGCTGTGGATAAAGCTGTGAAAAAAGTTGATAACTCCTGAGTTGCAAAAAGTTTAAAAGTGGTTTAATATTCATGGAAGCTAATATGGATATTCAAAGGAGCTTCCATGCGCTCAGTTAAACTTCTGATTTTAAACACCTTCATTGCAGCTCTGGTGCTCGGCCTTGTTTTTTCCTGGCATTATCACAATGCAATGGCAAAGGGAGAAAAAGAGTTTTTTTCCCAACAGATGCGTCTTGCACGTCAAAGTGCACTTTTGATCGAACAACAAAGTGAGGGTGTCGCGCCTGAAACGGTCATGGTGCAGTTGTTCGGCGATCGCAGCCAGGGGCTGCTGGGGAATAATCAGATCGCCTTTTACAGCCGTGAAAAACAGAGCTTCTCGCAACCTGCGAATTTACCGGCACCATTGATGCCGCCTCTGGAAAGCAGTCGCGATCTGGCCCAACGCCTGCAGCGCGGCGCTCATGGAAGCCTTTCTGTTGATTCGGAAAAGGGCAGGCTCCTGTTGACGTTTCTGCCCCTGGATCATAAAACAACGCTGGTTGTGGCTGCTGCACGAGATGAGGCTCTAGCGCCGATAAAATTTATGGGACGGTCCCTCTGGCTTCTGGTATTGCTGCTGCCAGCAGTGTTTTTGATGGCACTGCCCTTCAGGCGCGAACATTCTGAGACCGGCGGGGTGGAAAATAGCGAGATTGATTCTGAGTCGATGTCCGACCTGAAGGATCAAAACCGGTTGCTGGAGCAGGAAAATTCCATGCTGTCTGTTGCCCGCCGTGAATATCAACTGCTGGTTGAAGGGAGCAACATCGGGCTGGCGCGTCTCAATTCCAACGGTCAGATCCAGTTCTGCAGTCATGCCCTGCTTGACCTGGCGGGGTGCCGGCGTCAGGACATTACTGGTCGCAACCTGCTCGATCTTGATATTTTCTCCGCAGCGGATCAGGAAATTCTGCGCAATGCCGTGGCAGAGGTGCGTGAAGGCATTCCGGCCAGGCCGGTGATCACAACTCTTCATCCGGGGGAAACGGATAACTCGGTGGAAGTTTATTTCTCTCCTCTTCACATCGAAGGAACCCTGACCGGCATGATTGCATGGTTGCGCCCCGTTGATGGAAGGCTGAATCTCTCCGCTCAAGCCGGCTGAATCCCTCCTCCCTGACATGATGCCCGACCGCCGCCTCCGGCGAGAATTGCCCAACTTACTGTCGGATCTCGAAAAAACGTCGGGTCTGCCCGGGTGTTGACGCATCTGCCGTTGTTGACTTGTCCTGTGTGATCCTCGATAATCTGCACGTTGTCCTCAAGCCAATCTTTTTTCCTCAGTGGGAGGCGATCCTTGTTCGAGCTGATTCTCGACGCCGGGCCGGTAGTCAAGCTGGTCCTGGTGATACTGGTTTATTTCTCCGTCGTATCCTGGGCCATCATATTTTACAAGTGGCGGGTGGTTTACCGCGCTCTGGCTGATTCAGAGCGTTTCCTCGATTTTTTCTGGGCGAAAAAACGCTTTGACGCCATCGGCCAGGGATTGCGTGATTTTCCTCATACTCCCCTGACCACCCTGTTTCGGGAAGGGTATCAGGAAATGGTCAAGGGGCGGCAGCGCCGTGAAGGGGAGGACCCCGGGGCCGATTTCGGGTTCGGCGGCAATGTGGAACGCGCCCTGCGACGGGCAACCACTTCCGAGATTCAACGGCTGGAAAAATTTCTGCCCTTTCTCGCCACCACTGGCTCCACCGCACCCTTTATCGGGCTGTTCGGCACCGTGTGGGGGATTATGGATGCATTTCACGGCATCGGTGAAAGTGGCAGCGCCTCGCTGGCAGTGGTGGCGCCCGGTATCTCCGAGGCCCTTGTTGCAACAGCCATCGGTCTGGCGGCGGCGATTCCGGCGGTGGTCGGCTACAATCACTTCATTGCCAAGGTGAATAACCTGACCAACGAGATGGATAATTTCAGCCAGGAATTCCTCAACATCGTTGACCGCATGGGAAGGCGCTAGCCGTGGAAGTGGGTCGACGCGACAGTGGCCGGCGGGTGCTGTCCCAGATCAATGTGACGCCTTTTGTCGACGTCATGCTGGTGCTGTTGATCATTTTCATGGTCACCGCGCCCATGATGGAGACCGGCGTCGATGTCAATCTGCCTGAAGTCAGCGATGCGCCGACTCTGGAGC
Protein-coding sequences here:
- the folE2 gene encoding GTP cyclohydrolase FolE2, translated to MAEMPDLQQSPDTRNVAIDKVGVKNIRYPIVVSDKSKVRQHTVARVNMYVDLPHHFKGTHMSRFIEVLNLYHGEISIESLDTILHEMKKRLEASRAYLELDFPYFIEKTAPVSGAVGLMEYQCRMLGILGEKQDFVLGVTVPVTSLCPCSREISARGAHNQRSLISVQIRYRDHVWIEDLVGWLEECASAPVYSLLKREDEKAVTEQAYDNPMFVEDIVRAVTVRLSSIARITWFQVECENFESIHNHSAYALVEHREQR
- the pyk gene encoding pyruvate kinase is translated as MFRRTKIVATVGPASADKEQLRALMEAGADVFRLNFSHGSHADKAQWIKDIRELSVQRRQAVGILGDLQGPKIRAGLMAGGAMLLETGQQVVLTTRDVLGTDGVIPTTYEALPRDVIVGNRILLDDGLLELEVLRVEDEDVFCRVKVGGVLKDRKGINLPGVKVSAPALTEKDVADLDFCIEHELDYVALSFVRHPRDIWELKNRLFQVKADPLVIAKIEKPEAVENFADILEACDGIMVARGDLGVEMQPEKVPLIQKNIIRACNAAGKPVITATQMLESMVSNPRPTRAETSDVANAILDGTDAVMLSAETASGSYPVEAVSLMARVAEDVETDPALRKVVFHPISENRGYRHLPEAIGQAACQVASTLDAAGILAFTQTGSTAALVAKFRPNVSIYAVTPAQKVRRRLALYAGIRSLRVDIEGDTEAQIRSVEKAVLDAGVLKRGEVVVITMGSPVSAPGTTNLMKVHRLGTGDFYEVH
- the queC gene encoding 7-cyano-7-deazaguanine synthase QueC: MKKAVVLYSGGLDSTTCMAIARSEGFTPYALSFAYGQRHSIELQKAREYAPRIGAADHLVVEVDLRRIGGSALTTDLEVPKAGVEPDEIPVTYVPARNTVFLSFALGWAEVLGAFDIFIGVNALDYSGYPDCRPEYIASFEQTANLATRAAVQGEGRYRIHAPLIDLTKGEIIRRGMELGVDYSLTHSCYDPTPEGLACGTCDSCRLRLKGFAEAGVSDPVTYR
- the tolQ gene encoding protein TolQ gives rise to the protein MFELILDAGPVVKLVLVILVYFSVVSWAIIFYKWRVVYRALADSERFLDFFWAKKRFDAIGQGLRDFPHTPLTTLFREGYQEMVKGRQRREGEDPGADFGFGGNVERALRRATTSEIQRLEKFLPFLATTGSTAPFIGLFGTVWGIMDAFHGIGESGSASLAVVAPGISEALVATAIGLAAAIPAVVGYNHFIAKVNNLTNEMDNFSQEFLNIVDRMGRR
- a CDS encoding PAS domain-containing protein encodes the protein MRSVKLLILNTFIAALVLGLVFSWHYHNAMAKGEKEFFSQQMRLARQSALLIEQQSEGVAPETVMVQLFGDRSQGLLGNNQIAFYSREKQSFSQPANLPAPLMPPLESSRDLAQRLQRGAHGSLSVDSEKGRLLLTFLPLDHKTTLVVAAARDEALAPIKFMGRSLWLLVLLLPAVFLMALPFRREHSETGGVENSEIDSESMSDLKDQNRLLEQENSMLSVARREYQLLVEGSNIGLARLNSNGQIQFCSHALLDLAGCRRQDITGRNLLDLDIFSAADQEILRNAVAEVREGIPARPVITTLHPGETDNSVEVYFSPLHIEGTLTGMIAWLRPVDGRLNLSAQAG